One window of the Leishmania panamensis strain MHOM/PA/94/PSC-1 chromosome 12 sequence genome contains the following:
- a CDS encoding hypothetical protein (TriTrypDB/GeneDB-style sysID: LpmP.12.0350), which translates to MSRPSPSSATDPVAIPAAPPTTAGVEALAVTSPSTTTSSSTSWGTILGSTCGGAVENNRQVDTATSLNRTTEARQRMSGNPVVVPLPRLTTAELSLARSPFPDMTVLSATAAATSLTDSLTLSPRGRWRHARSDTAGAHTSREALSINTVSSNRSIACGGNRSVNPEALQGLAPIPEMWRAASLSPLHPHSPSYNSFEHEEGSTAAPTRQLYTASPPTRAFIVAGVAWSKFMDLRLMRMSRVSSKTAEAGAPRTGRQPLCAPSSMSSPVSTSTSELCHRQNALSAVLPNAPHQPQYRQGQCLSPPTSLAPLPTAQGASVVKRCEVEAKTASGSALAALATAAPVSEVWCRPVADGRAVAYAKNSEIAGGSEEFLEITSAATTAREVDLPSASGKNRSSSAIEDAGDGRGGRACKSSPSTAVASTACQRGFFHDLRVRDDGKAGVAAAALPSSLTKLNTTPRPMNSSSCGGSDRIAHSYADEEKRGPLTGVGGANDVRSLSSPLRSSVLHAVTLSHYQHHLHAQRTPSPGNEDGHSTLWRESRCGFSTVARVLSSTDKELQEPWVADHYDSPPPSFLRTMAPAPSTAATGRLLAEGEDEDAVVPEWWADSAMGTSPVAPLHATFDGYSPPQVAISSMSSSAALERQGQVAAAALTPAATPGNDKCCFGTSVGHTVQRIPAAKYFASISQPQVTDTPQVSTSSFFARGGDITARRTSVPPHASSSSPKPQSTIPTAAAPTAVSVSPLNHTPSAVPTMSLLNFASRSPTPVMNSCTTPVPSRSHPHHPMLPPQQLSPGSTSCIYRDACSGGGGGGGGSGGLGTNTTAETTSSLLLELSQLRTPPRHSVFMSAAQTSEGGHRADSTSRISISWCCGVAPPQYPSMPFTVTHPTGKCEGSEHHLSSNPNAAASASAATTTDSVMSSNTSSSATSGRAIGGSVPHELPQRATATLALVGSGNSQYAPPASPSPLPPCSREWDGGNDGAASDCPGGAAETIVQHHHQPPAPRFTSFTRVSSDSNGHVSFGSVITESDRAAQQATPLSSPQQQQQLLRCHSSDTFPTTTAVAARPLMATLGPTVRPRLHQRTGSSNSLLSGNASSRLASGIGGGNGSDTATSTPPPLSMAIASPGVALTLGTFSASSTFTGFGLVPSTLAAGRLSASISGRAYVHSLTASPPPRHRSVGSVSSLSSMGAFAFNDASTALMRQNGMSNPVTERAPSPTTSYSPSKRTHGQLGCKAEIVADDRVCGDEGEDCLGDGGASTYKIEKGERSRLWGMNSSGSRGGVHPCGKPGWLKPGTAIEVAIQAGIHARYPSHVPLFARSGDVGGARVTNAAAAATQVGDDSVWSCNEDSVTWLSCAASFTASSTLASATYASSSFGSIPCNAAAALPCPFDVEHMKRRNAQQQQRGSRDGGGNSLCDVSTDNEKSEDGPSPLCSLYAAAPRRYHYHRTLNAPAASGAVFQGRREKRHHRYVRVHHRRRQHLSLSNSPTTGRDVAVGEEQTHFTRLLPASTADINSTAAPPILSTDPAASESVNAREHNGRSQRPAGTASPGTFAAYSPHLSTSSLLYYDDVCSDDVDDVYYQIEKRLLPVVSEAERCRYSASQPAASHDNSEESPIDALFTVLNVQPRLNLRGGFHLSDYYAPCPVCHPAMRRATNGAASDADTSASSCSCSHCSCCCSSVGLRSTRRSASSSRAMSRSARSVLFSVASSRPSASWFTAGLRHTTPSPPPATPVALAARQPGVSVATAKQLDGVGIANNLNSTSTSPLQQPEREARRRERRAAAAAAAALIRTAVNHRTTTAGEPASSTPPQQSKSTQAFLSAPGPTRTTRSAAALTADDDTEDKERDAKDSRRWTRGDGNGDPARLPSPFVLTAPPRHSRYRRQRVRHPPAALAARRRKGHHGGVGGSGALRLQYSSFMQQRLLCIRVNDKLTYIDPKSATCAARLLAGAALLAEKTKRKEAERERRHRTKGDDSAAEAVANRSAPAEAFSALPTSHLPQHAPAYRRHSRCQKSHHRHHSHGECRCCPCDPLQQPVVHQRQLPTFSRAGATPGVRGSRNRVVSADDDS; encoded by the coding sequence ATGTCGCGCCCATCTCCATCCTCGGCCACGGATCCAGTAGCAAtaccagcggcaccaccaacaacggcgggggtggaggcgctcgccgtcacctctccctcgaccaccacgtcgtcgtcgacctCGTGGGGAACGATACTCGGCAGCACTTGCGGAGGTGCAGTGGAGAACAACCGACAAGTTGACACCGCCACATCGCTGAACCGTACAAcagaggcgcggcagcggatgAGCGGAAACCCAGTGGTAGTCCCACTACCACGCTTGACGACAGCAGAGTTAAGCTTAGCAAGATCCCCCTTCCCTGACATGACGGTGCTgtcggcgacagcggctgcaACGTCATTGACCGACTCCTTAACTCTCTCCCCACGAGGGCGGTGGAGACACGCGCGCAGTGATACCGCAGGTGCCCATACCTCGAGGGAGGCTCTCAGCATCAACACTGTCAGCAGTAACCGGAGTATTGCCTGTGGTGGTAATAGAAGCGTTAATCCTGAAGCTCTGCAGGGACTCGCGCCGATCCCTGAGATGTGGAGAGCcgcgtccctctcccctctgcaCCCTCACTCACCCTCTTATAACAGTTTCGAGCACGAGGAGGgaagcactgctgcgcctACAAGACAGCTGTACACAGCCTCCCCGCCGACCAGGGCGTTCATTGTCGCTGGTGTTGCTTGGTCCAAGTTCATGGATCTAAGGCTCATGCGCATGTCACGGGTGAGCAGCAAGACCGCTGAAGCCGGTGCTCCGCGGACAGGCCGACAGCCTCTGTGCGCCCCGTCATCCATGTCTTCCCCAGTGTCCACATCAACGTCTGAGCTCTGCCACAGACAAAACGCGCTTTCTGCTGTGCTGCCGAACGCGCCGCATCAGCCACAGTATCGGCAAGGGCAGTGTCTCTCCCCTCCGACATCCTTGGCGCCGTTACCGACCGCACAGGGGGCCTCTGTCGTGAAGCGTTGCGAGGTGGAAGCGAAAACCGCATCCGGCAGTGCTCTTGCAGCGctagcgacggcggcgccagtCAGCGAGGTGTGGTGTCGACCAGTTGCAGATGGTCGCGCAGTGGCATATGCGAAAAATAGTGAAATCGCTGGTGGGTCTGAGGAATTCTTGGAAATCACGTCGGCCGCTACGACTGCAAGAGAGGTGGACTTACCGAGTGCCTCTGGAAAGAaccgctcttcctctgcaaTCGAGGATGCCGGGgacggcagaggaggcagagcatGCAAGAGCAGCCCCTCAACCGCTGTAGCTTCCACAGCTTGCCAGCGTGGCTTTTTTCATGATCTCCGCGTCAGAGACGACGGCAAAGCTGGTGTCGCGGCCGCGGCCTTGCCGTCGTCTCTGACAAAGCTGAACACCACCCCGCGGCCCATGaactccagcagctgcggcggcagcgaccgAATCGCACACAGCTACGCGgatgaagagaagaggggcccCTTGACTGGCGTAGGGGGCGCCAATGACGTGCGATCACTGTCATCGCCTTTAAGGTCAAGCGTACTGCACGCAGTCACGCTCTCACATTATCAGCATCACCTTCATGCGCAGAGAACACCAAGTCCGGGCAACGAGGACGGCCATTCAACGTTATGGCGTGAGAGCCGCTGCGGTTTCTCGACGGTGGCGCGGGTGttgagcagcaccgacaaagagctgcaggagccCTGGGTGGCAGATCACTACGACTCGCCCCCACCGTCCTTTCTGAGAACTATGGCTCCAGCACCATCCACGGCAGCCACTGGCAGACTTCTTGCAGAAggtgaggacgaggacgccgTGGTACCGGAGTGGTGGGCCGACTCTGCGATGGGCACGTCGCCGGTAGCACCGCTGCACGCCACCTTTGACGGCTACTCGCCGCCGCAGGTGGCAATATCGTCGATGTCGTCttcggcagcgctggagcgGCAAGGGcaggtagcagcagcagcactgacACCGGCCGCCACGCCCGGCAACGACAAGTGCTGCTTTGGCACCTCAGTTGGGCACACGGTGCAGCGCATACCGGCGGCAAAGTACTTTGCCTCGATTAGCCAACCACAAGTCACCGACACGCCACAAGTGTCGACATCGTCGTTCTTCGCGCGGGGTGGCGACATCACAGCACGAAGAACTAGCGTGCCACCGCAtgcatcgtcatcgtcaccGAAACCTCAGAGTACGATTCCAACGGCGGCTGCACCGACAGCGGTCTCTGTGTCTCCGCTCAACCACACACCGTCCGCCGTGCCCACAATGTCTCTCTTGAATTTCGCCTCTCGTAGCCCAACACCTGTGATGAACTCCTGCACTACCCCAGTCCCGTCTCGGtcgcacccacaccaccccATGCTGCCCCCCCAGCAGCTGAGTCCGGGGTCCACGTCCTGTATCTACCGCGACGcttgcagcggtggtggtggtggtggtggtggtagtggcggcCTTGGCACCAACACCACTGCGGAAACAACCTCATCACTGTTGCTGGAGCTTTCACAACTGCGCACACCACCGCGTCATTCAGTATTTATGTCCGCAGCGCAGACCTCAGAGGGGGGGCATAGGGCAGACAGCACGAGTCGTATCAGCATCAgctggtgctgtggtgtGGCCCCTCCACAGTATCCATCCATGCCCTTCACCGTGACCCATCCAACAGGGAAGTGTGAGGGCTCCGAGCACCACCTCAGCTCAAACCCcaacgccgccgcatccgcctcggcagcgacgacgacggacTCCGTCATGAGCAGTAACACGAGCAGTTCCGCCACAAGTGGAAGAGCAATTGGAGGCAGTGTTCCTCACGAGCTGCCGCAACGTGCGACAGCCACACTGGCACTCGTGGGCAGCGGCAATAGTCAATACGCTCCACCCGCATCACCGTCTCCTTTGCCACCGTGTTCACGAGAGTGGGACGGCGGCAATGATGGGGCTGCCAGCGATTGccctggaggagctgctgagaCCATAGTGCAACACCACCATCAGCCACCAGCCCCTCGTTTCACTTCTTTCACAAGGGTATCCTCGGACAGCAACGGGCACGTGAGCTTCGGCTCTGTTATAACCGAAAGCGATAGAGCGGCACAGCAGGCAACACCGTTGTcgtcaccgcagcagcagcagcaactgctgAGGTGCCATAGCAGCGACACtttccccaccaccacggcggtggcagcgcggccACTGATGGCTACACTCGGCCCTACGGTGCGGCCGcggctgcaccagcgcaccGGCAGTAGCAATAGCCTACTCAGCGGCAACGCATCCTCGAGGCTCGCCagcggcatcggcggcggcaacggcagtgaCACGGCTACGAGCACACCTCCCCCACTTTCCATGGCGATAGCAAGCCCGGGTGTTGCCCTCACTCTCGGCACCTTCAGCGCGTCGTCCACCTTCACAGGGTTTGGGCTAGTGCCCTCCACCCTTGCTGCTGGCCGTCTGAGTGCCTCCATCAGCGGCAGGGCATATGTGCACTCCCTGAccgcctctccgccgccCCGGCATCGAAGTGTCGGATCAGTgtcgtcgctgtcctcgATGGGCGCGTTTGCCTTCAACGACGCCAGCACGGCGCTGATGAGGCAGAATGGAATGTCGAACCCGGTGACAGAACGCGCCCCGTCGCCAACTACCAGCTACAGCCCCAGTAAGCGCACTCATGGGCAGTTGGGCTGCAAAGCGGAGATCGTCGCAGACGACAGGGTGTGCGGTGACGAGGGTGAGGACTGCCTCGGGGATGGAGGTGCCAGCACTTACAAGATCGAGAAGGGCGAGCGCAGCAGGCTTTGGGGAATGAACTCCAGTGGCAGTAGGGGTGGCGTGCACCCCTGCGGGAAGCCTGGGTGGCTGAAGCCTGGGACCGCTATCGAGGTCGCCATTCAAGCAGGCATCCACGCACGCTACCCATCGCACGTGCCCCTCTTTgcccgcagcggcgacgtcggTGGAGCAAGGGTGACtaacgccgccgcggcagcaacacaaGTGGGCGACGACAGCGTTTGGTCCTGTAACGAAGACTCGGTGACATGGCTGTCGTGCGCAGCGAGCTTTACGGCGTCCTCTACACTAGCGTCAGCGACGTATGCGTCGTCCTCTTTCGGCTCCATCCCCTGCAATGCCGCGGCAGCATTGCCCTGTCCTTTTGACGTCGAGCACATGAAGCGGAGgaatgcgcagcagcagcagcgtggaagccgcgatggcggtggcaacaGTCTTTGCGATGTGTCGACAGATAACGAGAAGAGTGAGGACGGGCCTTCCCCCTTGTGTAGCCTCtacgcagcggcaccgaggcgctaccactaccaccgcACATTGAACGCACCGGCAGCCTCGGGTGCGGTGTTTCAGGGGCGGCGTgagaagcgccaccaccgttACGTGCGGGTTCACCATCGACGACGCCagcatctctccctctccaacTCTCCAACCACCGGCAGGGACGTGGCCGTAGGGGAAGAGCAGACGCATTTCACAAGGCTACTCCCGGCCTCCACGGCGGACATCAACAGCACTGCCGCGCCCCCTATCCTCAGCACCGACCCGgcagcgagcgagagcgTGAACGCACGCGAGCATAACGGGCGTAGCCAGCGGCCTGCGGGGACAGCGTCACCTGGCACATTCGCCGCTTACAGCCCCCACctgtccacctcctctctgctctaTTACGACGATGTGTGCAGCGATGACGTGGATGACGTCTACTATCAGATCGAGAAACGACTGCTCCCGGTCGTCTCCGAAGCTGAACGGTGCCGCTATAGCGCCTCCCAACCAGCGGCATCACACGATAACTCAGAGGAGTCACCCATCGACGCGCTCTTCACCGTGCTCAACGTGCAGCCTCGTCTCAACCTGCGCGGTGGCTTTCATCTGTCCGACTACTATGCTCCCTGCCCCGTGTGTCATCCAGCCATGCGAAGAGCAACAAACGGCGCGGCTTCGGATGCGGATACGtcggcgagcagctgcagctgcagccactgctcttgctgctgctcgtccGTCGGCCTCCGCTCTACAAGACGGTCCGCTTCGTCCTCTCGAGCGATGTCACGCTCTGCGCGATCGGTCCTTTtctccgtcgcctcctccagaCCCTCCGCGTCCTGGTTTACCGCCGGACTGCGCCAcacgacgccgtcgccaccacctgccaCTCCTGTGGCACTGGCAGCACGTCAACCGGGAGTCTCAGTAGCCACGGCGAAGCAGCTCGACGGTGTAGGAATTGCCAATAATCTCaacagcacctccacctcaccCCTTCAGCAGCCTGAACGCGAGGCAAGGCGGCGAGagcgaagagcagcagcagcagcagcagcagcactaaTAAGGACGGCAGTCAACCACAGAACGACCACTGCAGGTGAGCCGGCGTCCTccacgccgccacagcagtcaAAGTCGACGCAAGCGTTTCTCTCAGCGCCTGGCCCGACAAGGACCACCaggtctgcagcagcactaaCAGCAGATGATGACACTGAGGATAAGGAACGCGACGCTAAGGATAGCCGAAGGTGGACGCGTggcgacggcaacggcgatCCAGCTCGGCTACCGTCGCCGTTTGTGCTCACTGCACCGCCCCGACACTCGCGCTACAGGCGGCAACGTGTGCGGCACCCGCCCGCAGCCCTCGCAGCCCGCCGTCGGAAAGGGCATCATGGCGGCGTTGGGGGCAGTGGCGCGTTGCGCTTGCAGTACAGCAGCTTCATGCAACAGCGCCTCCTGTGTATACGCGTCAATGACAAACTTACCTACATCGACCCGAAAAgcgccacctgcgctgcgcgcCTCCTGGCTGGTGCGGCCCTGCTGGCcgagaagacgaagaggaaggaggcggagagggagcgacGGCATCGCACAAAAGGCGATGACAGTGCCGCCGAAGCGGTAGCCAACAGGAGCGCGCCTGCGGAGGCTTTTAGCGCCCTGCCAACATCGCATCTGCCGCAACATGCGCCGGCCTATCGGCGCCACAGTCGCTGCCAAAAatcgcaccaccgccaccacagccatGGTgaatgccgctgctgcccttgcgATCCCCTTCAGCAACCTGTGGTGCATCAGCGACAGTTACCGACGTTCTCGCGCGCTGGGGCTACACCAGGggtgcgaggcagccgcaACAGGGTTGTCTCCGCTGATGACGATAGTTGA
- a CDS encoding hypothetical protein (TriTrypDB/GeneDB-style sysID: LpmP.12.0340) — translation MKQNTPSLLLLHHHTFGFLSCIHTQGFQRATVVFTVSVSEFRCRGAMHNAAASAPSAGLVTYAAWRSESERIVRLARSIAHDERLSEALAAFTGEPLVASDIGADGRFSGPPTSFSAPFAQAAVTAAAPSFLQRILYNPTRRTESPAASPVTPLPGAQGARVGRENEATSFLQLLALAEMPSSSNAVGWPSSSSSTAKRRFFAEALEAVSISIANNSQSRGAEHSNGDSATAQAPSLISYSHAILPRRETASAPTLAAAVPHRSFPASAGTWRSGVGDGDGEGDFDLHFARLKHQAMERSRTEDTASLPSRSAPSPTTAPSLSVPGIKAGLEAARAALDAADALLLRLRHQYRLSTSPTGRLAEAQTLLLRATLCREAQLYTNTILHAVSRRFNNKGGQGAPHHVPGPSRHDPSASPSALFGATTQSWAALTAAESSEPLTSAIRKEIAHVVQPRQHSGRAGAVAHDKGTGDGATERRVSSSPLVVSSGPGTTVEMTLSAISHSPQFTEALARWRQVVEAQQRSLRMEEVHDYLAAAQLFLGAAVEGQQLGGGKCGGDAQKDAFCCESPLMLAAHGVTHVLCACGLLLSDTLLEKEVPYPATVVGEMAAAAAVTTDIAADKFCNSSTSDGTVGSFLSNQVVLPPLLARGSPHATRAWMLLVQLATFLERNALQLPWDKNTIATGSATSALLAQDSTSSSSSSSSTTQPLWELSAAVLLHRPLDALQALHEVFERTSSSTPTSAKVPSLRDLFSDYMSPLHTRPSSLPASGARVSSSSSSCSPCPAVAAAPTTWIAQVQAQPGTLPLCLLSLRCAIAAAVRAHHYAEALLNTEVGLHLLREHVERLDPVRSDGHEAEPKEKCTEQTSTANAAVANAGGTDYRRLVRWPEAATATHAQPSRSASVSTTKMVASTVTYLSDGVVLTMLRVLLLLLTSPVASGEAVARLQQGQCGKVPWWKRATKGDHTGLSSPGASSPLSQQERSGDDPLECAGDIVRCVGISLISALDTLDTLTTQLQLLERYVIAPKYPTARLCAASATPAGLPDTELHDHFDFSASEEVRLLPSFPGPEHRLEYVIATALKAAETGVTLRDTHQPLTSGTERGAPIVTASTTALDEEAPTAHPSSHAAAASTSLQRSSRAVCQLTSSAQYQQLKLAYRSRTPAGPGADTSSTVVRDAGVHSEASTEEHQGDGVEKCCRFGTQSAALAALAQVVRELWTMVGALTLPLRAASTCTTPPTEASLAAVSTALAAGEPWFEETIATDMATSALVRDSWQGCENSISYGEARLALSTVEPRMERCLQVLGGRDRTVLVLLRRLQTELLFPAVCRSLA, via the coding sequence ATGAAGCAGAACACAccgtctctcctcctcctccatcaccacACTTTCGGTTTCCTCTCCTGCATTCACACGCAGGGCTTCCAAAGGGCCACGGTTGTCTTCACTGTCTCGGTAAGTGAGTTTCGGTGCCGCGGTGCCATGCATAATGCCGCGGCGTCTGCGCCGTCTGCGGGGCTCGTCACCTATGCAGCATGGCGCAGCGAGTCGGAGCGCATCGTCCGGCTTGCTCGCAGCATCGCGCACGACGAGCGGCTAAGCGAGGCACTGGCTGCTTTCACGGGCGAACCACTTGTAGCAAGCGACATCGGCGCCGACGGTCGATTCTCGGGGCCGCCTACGTCCTTCTCGGCACCATTTGCGCAAGCCGCTGtgactgcggcagcgcccTCCTTTCTTCAGCGAATACTGTACAACCCCACGAGGCGCACCGAATCCCCTGCGGCCTCTCCTGTGACGCCGTTACCAGGAGCTCAGGGGGCGCGCGTCGGCAGGGAGAACGAGGCAACCTCgtttctgcagctgctggcatTGGCGGAGATGCCGTCAAGCTCGAATGCCGTAGGCTggccgtcctcctcctcctccacagccaAGCGGCGTTTTTTtgccgaggcgctggaggccgTGTCCATCAGTATCGCCAACAACAGCCAAAGCAGAGGTGCTGAGCACAGCAATGGCGACAGTGCAACGGCACAGGCGCCTTCCTTGATCTCGTACTCGCACGCCATACTGCCGAGGCGCGAGACAGCGTCGGCTCCCACCttggcagctgctgtgcctcATAGGAGCTTCCCCGCTTCTGCCGGCACGTGGCGGAGTGGTGTCGGTGATGGAGATGGCGAGGGTGACTTCGACCTGCACTTTGCTCGGCTCAAGCACCAGGCGATGGAGCGCAGTCGTACCGAGGATACAGCCAGCTTACCCTCGCGTTCGGCACCATCGCCAACCACAGCGCCTTCGCTGTCTGTCCCTGGGATCAAAGCTGGCCTTGAGGCTGCTCGAGCGGCTCTGGATGCGGCGGATGCGCTGCTTCTACGACTGCGTCATCAGTATCGCCTCAGCACTTCGCCGACCGGGCGactggcggaggcgcagaCACTTCTTCTGCGAGCCACGCTGTGTcgtgaggcgcagctgtaCACAAATACAATTTTGCATGCCGTGAGCCGGCGGTTCAACAACaagggggggcagggggcACCCCACCACGTACCGGGCCCAAGTCGCCATgacccctccgcctcgccctCCGCACTATTTGGTGCGACGACGCAGAGCTGGGCGGCTCTCACCGCTGCCGAGTCCAGCGAGCCTCTAACGAGCGCCATACGGAAAGAGATCGCCCACGTTGTTCAGCCGCGACAGCACAGTGGACGTGCGGGCGCCGTCGCGCACGACAAGGGAACTGGCGACGGTGCCACAGAGCGACGGGTCTCTTCTTCGCCCCTAGTGGTGTCATCGGGGCCTGGCACTACCGTAGAGATGACGCTTTCCGCCATCTCGCACTCTCCGCAGTTCACAGAGGCACTCGCGCGATGGCGGCAAGTGGTCGAGGCGCAGCAACGCTCTTTACGCATGGAAGAGGTGCACGACTACCTTGCGGCAGCACAGCTGTTCCTTGGCGCCGCCGTAGAAGGACAGCAGCTTGGTGGTGGCAAAtgcggcggtgacgcacAAAAAGATGCGTTCTGCTGTGAATCGCCTCTAATGCTCGCTGCTCACGGTGTAACGCACGTGCTGTGTGCATGTggtcttcttctctccgACACGCTACTCGAGAAGGAAGTGCCGTACCCTGCCACTGTTGTCGGGGAgatggctgcagcggcggcggtcacGACGGACATCGCCGCTGATAAGTtttgcaacagcagcacgagtGATGGGACTGTTGGCTCTTTCCTATCAAAtcaggtggtgctgccaccgctgctcgcACGAGGTAGCCCACACGCCACCCGTGCTTGGATGCTGCTTGTACAGCTGGCAACCTTTCTGGAGCGCAACGCCTTGCAGCTTCCTTGGGATAAGAATACCATCGCAACTGGTAGCGCGACTTCAGCTTTGCTGGCACAGGACAGCAcaagcagtagcagcagcagcagcagcacaacacaACCTCTCTGGGAGCTTTCTGCTGCAGTACTGTTGCACCGGCCACTTGACGCACTGCAGGCGCTACACGAAGTCTTTGAGCGGACGTCCTCATCTACTCCAACGTCTGCGAaggtgccgtcgctgcgagACCTCTTCAGTGATTACATGTCTCCactgcacacacgcccgtcatcgctgcctgcCTCGGGTGCACGCGTGTCTTCATCTTCATCATCTTGCTCCCCATGtccagcagtagcagcagcgccaaccaCCTGGATAGCGCAGGTGCAGGCACAACCAGGCacactgccgctgtgcctccTTTCCTTGCGCTGTGCCATCGCGGCCGCAGTGCGTGCGCACCACTacgccgaggcgctgctgaacacCGAAGTGggcctgcacctcctgcgggAGCATGTGGAGAGACTGGACCCGGTTCGCAGCGATGGGCACGAAGCAGAGCCAAAGGAGAAGTGCACCGAACAGACCAGCACCGCGAATGCGGCTGTCGCCAACGCAGGTGGGACGGACTACCGGCGGCTTGTGCGCTGGCCCGaagcggcaacggcaacacACGCCCAGCCATCGAGATCGGCGAGCGTGTCTACCACAAAGATGGTGGCCTCCACCGTCACGTACCTCTCCGATGGCGTTGTGCTGACCatgctgcgtgtgctgctgctcctcctcacatCTCCAGTGGCATctggcgaggcggtggcgcgtcTGCAGCAAGGACAGTGCGGGAAGGTCCCGTGGTGGAAACGAGCGACGAAGGGGGACCACACGGGACTATCGTCCCCTGGCGCGAGCAGCCCGCTGAGTCAGCAGgagcgcagcggtgacgaTCCACTGGAGTGCGCTGGTGATATTGTCCGCTGCGTTGGCATCTCCCTCATCTCTGCGCTGGACACACTGGATACCCTGACGACGCAACTGCAGCTACTCGAGCGCTACGTTATCGCACCGAAATACCCCACAGCACGGCTCTGTGCTGCATCAGCGACACCGGCCGGGCTGCCCGACACGGAGCTGCACGACCACTTTGATTTCTCCGCTagtgaggaggtgcgccttcTGCCGTCCTTCCCAGGCCCAGAGCACCGGCTAGAGTACGTCATTGCAACTGCGTTAAAGGCGGCTGAGACAGGCGTAACTCTGCGTGACACACACCAGCCACTAACCAGTGGCACTGAGAGAGGCGCGCCAATCGTAACGGCATCCACCACGGCACTTGACGAGGAGGCACCCACGGCACATCCCTCTTCGCATGCCGCCGCGGCCAGcacctcgctgcagcgctcctcGCGCGCTGTGTGCCAACTGACATCGTCAGCACAGTATCAGCAATTAAAGCTTGCGTACCGCTCGAGGACACCTGCTGGCCCAGGCGCAGACACATCCTCCACAGTCGTGCGTGACGCCGGCGTGCACTCGGAGGCGAGCACTGAAGAGCACCAAGGCGACGGGGTGGAAaagtgctgccgcttcgGCACGCAGTCTGCCGCtttggcggcgctggcgcaaGTTGTCCGGGAGCTGTGGACAATGGTAGGGGCGCTCACACTGCCGCTTCGTGCGGCATCCACATGCACGACTCCACCGACTGAGGCTTCCCTCGCTGCAGTATCAACGGCCCTGGCAGCAGGAGAACCGTGGTTCGAGGAGACCATAGCAACGGACATGGCTACCTCGGCTCTGGTACGTGACTCGTGGCAGGGGTGCGAGAACAGTATCAGCTACGGTGAAGCGCGTCTCGCCCTCTCTACAGTGGAACCACGAATGGAGAGGTGTCTGCAGGTGCTGGGTGGGCGTGACCGGActgtgttggtgctgcttcgTCGGCTGCAGACCGAGCTTCTGTTTCCGGCGGTGTGTCGCTCACTTGCTTAG